One part of the Phaeodactylum tricornutum CCAP 1055/1 chromosome 17, whole genome shotgun sequence genome encodes these proteins:
- a CDS encoding predicted protein, which translates to MRSSCSISRNGSTRTLSTSPKKPLKAASSPRSSGDFQVLRQGIEKARDTVHISRMELASCLDRLGEHYARHHEFDEAMDAFTEALHEKRSVLSHILPENLWSSKSALSPPLAVDFEDKTGGDSFDNLTDEIIMTLRSLGNVHSLRGEQDEAMRYFTEITNLRARKTEKKADSGDQALFSGLGIDEDNSAQMAEINEDMKALGDMFQIVSFRDRENGLLTQRSRMTSTLRSSAKENTSCSSNKRRKSDSYCGIMPVIESEPFKRSSSLCLYATNSDLSEALRMYKAVLESYTGPKLEQHKDIFNSLALRVDLLAETGQQDDLGSTSKNRFDKNLDLAVEIYQHTHTAQVEMITTERSGSGSNPQACKGIASTLIRMGGLYFKLGRRVEELSMYKQAKDVYCRAFGDKHPFVAGARKNIGMVMAERGEYDNAMDQFKRAKEIYLAVNRGDEISRNVASAISCMGNVKNRIGELDEALELYVEALRIYKAIQAKPTDNECDDVCTLDVTATLKVIGMVHSRKGNLDTAMSVFLEALTLLRTYGDNATASCKETTSSVLTRMASIYAKKGELDHAMDRYKEAYEISVQNHGTTSHQEVAGILHYIGGIFHKRSNFDEAMNCYQEAIRIYHETLGPGNAAVAGTLVMVGSIHYKRRNLDSAKMFYREALRLNRDAYGFHHPDVAPILKSIGTILTKKGEYQEAYDMFRDVLSIKCTIHGTGHPEVASAYKSLGNVHYKLGELADAERQYRHALNIFRRTRGEDHADTIAAKTTIDHIRYWMKERGQRKHEQRQARSRALSEGRDEEIDKRSF; encoded by the coding sequence ATGCGCAGCAGCTGTAGCATTTCCCGAAATGGATCCACTAGAACTTTGTCAACATCACCCAAGAAGCCCTTGAAGGCGGCTTCTTCTCCTAGAAGTAGTGGCGACTTCCAAGTCTTACGACAAGGAATCGAAAAAGCTCGGGATACTGTACATATATCAAGAATGGAACTTGCCTCCTGCCTTGATCGACTCGGGGAGCATTATGCCCGACATCACGAATTCGACGAAGCCATGGATGCATTTACCGAAGCGCTCCACGAGAAGCGAAGCGTCCTTTCGCATATATTACCAGAGAACTTGTGGTCGAGTAAGAGCGCCCTTTCCCCACCGTTGGCAGTCGATTTCGAAGATAAAACCGGTGGAGACTCTTTTGACAACTTGACCGACGAAATTATCATGACTTTGCGTAGTCTTGGAAACGTCCACTCTCTTCGTGGGGAACAAGACGAGGCCATGCGGTATTTCACAGAAATTACCAATCTTCGAGCAAGGAAGACGGAGAAAAAAGCTGACAGCGGCGACCAAGCCCTCTTTTCAGGACTAGGAATTGACGAAGACAACTCGGCACAAATGGCTGAAATCAATGAAGATATGAAAGCTCTAGGCGACATGTTTCAAatcgtttcgtttcgagacCGTGAAAATGGTTTGCTCACGCAAAGAAGTCGGATGACTTCGACACTTAGAAGCTCCGCAAAAGAGAACACTTCTTGTTCGAGCAATAAAAGGAGAAAAAGCGACTCTTACTGCGGGATTATGCCCGTCATCGAAAGTGAGCCCTTCAAACGATCTTCTTCACTTTGTCTTTATGCTACGAATAGTGACCTTAGTGAAGCTCTCCGGATGTATAAAGCTGTTCTTGAGTCATATACTGGTCCCAAGCTAGAGCAGCACAAGGACATTTTTAACTCTCTTGCCTTAAGAGTCGATCTGCTGGCGGAAACTGGTCAGCAAGACGACTTGGGCTCGACAAGCAAAAACAGATTTGATAAGAACCTAGACCTTGCGGTGGAGATCTATCAGCACACTCACACAGCACAAGTGGAAATGATTACGACGGAAAGGTCGGGGTCGGGGTCGAATCCCCAGGCATGTAAGGGTATTGCCTCGACTTTAATTCGTATGGGAGGTCTCTACTTTAAGCTTGGACGTCGGGTTGAAGAGTTGAGCATGTACAAACAGGCGAAGGACGTTTACTGTCGAGCATTCGGAGACAAGCACCCTTTCGTTGCTGGGGCAAGGAAAAATATTGGCATGGTTATGGCCGAAAGAGGGGAATACGACAACGCAATGGATCAGTTCaaaagagcaaaagaaaTTTATCTCGCTGTCAATAGAGGTGACGAAATCAGCAGAAACGTTGCCAGTGCCATATCTTGTATGGGAAATGTCAAAAATCGAATAGGAGAACTTGACGAGGCCCTTGAACTGTACGTGGAGGCCCTGCGAATCTACAAGGCAATTCAGGCCAAGCCAACGGACAATGAGTGCGACGATGTTTGCACTTTGGATGTGACAGCAACACTAAAGGTGATTGGGATGGTACATTCAAGAAAGGGGAACCTTGATACTGCAATGTCAGTCTTCTTGGAGGCCCTGACTCTGCTTCGAACGTATGGGGATAATGCTACAGCAAGCTGTAAAGAAACGACCTCATCTGTCTTGACTAGGATGGCCAGCATCTACGCGAAGAAGGGTGAGCTGGACCATGCGATGGATCGTTACAAAGAGGCTTACGAGATCTCTGTCCAGAATCACGGGACGACAAGCCATCAAGAAGTCGCTGGTATTCTGCATTATATTGGTGGTATTTTTCACAAGCGATCAAATTTTGACGAAGCAATGAACTGCTACCAAGAGGCTATTCGCATCTACCATGAAACACTCGGGCCTGGAAATGCAGCTGTAGCGGGAACCCTTGTCATGGTGGGAAGCATCCATTACAAACGCCGAAACCTGGACTCTGCGAAAATGTTCTATCGGGAAGCTCTTCGACTAAACAGGGATGCCTACGGCTTTCACCACCCAGATGTGGCTCCTATCCTCAAAAGTATTGGCACAATCCTCACAAAGAAAGGAGAATACCAAGAGGCATATGACATGTTTAGGGATGTACTTTCGATCAAGTGCACGATTCATGGTACCGGTCATCCCGAGGTCGCTAGTGCCTACAAAAGCCTGGGGAATGTCCACTACAAGCTCGGTGAGCTTGCAGATGCGGAACGACAATATCGACATGCTCTGAATATTTTTCGACGTACTCGCGGAGAAGACCACGCCGATACAATTGCTGCTAAAACAACAATTGATCATATACGCTACTGGATGAAGGAGCGAGGCCAGCGAAAGCATGAGCAACGACAAGCTCGGAGCCGCGCCTTGTCGGAGGGACGAGATGAGGAAATTGATAAACGCAGTTTCTGA
- a CDS encoding predicted protein encodes ETVEMALNLNLDPRKPGQALRGSVSLPHGTGKAINCVVFTNDEELQEKAIKAGALHAGGEALIDRIVAGEVSVDSFERSLGTNEMMSVLSKRAARLLGPRGLMPNAKTGTLVAPEDLLTTLETNVAGRDAPFRTEKAGIVHVPVGKGSFGLEKLLENTGAIMKAIYDGKAKAPSKNAKYLLSAFVSSTRGPGMKLDLRTV; translated from the exons GAAACGGTTGAAATGGCTTTGAACCTCAATTTGGATCCGCGAAAACCCGGGCAGGCATTGCGTGGTTCCGTCTCGCTTCCTCACGGGACTGGAAAAGCAATAAACTGCGTCGTCTTTACCAATGACGAAGAACTACAGGAGAAGGCGATCAAAGCGGGTGCCTTGCACGCTGGTGGTGAAGCTCTAATCGACCGGATTGTAGCCGGTGAAGTTTCGGTCGATTCCTTCGAACGAAGTCTTGGAACCAACGAAATGATGTCTGTCTTATCGAAACGGGCGGCTCGCCTTTTAGGGCCTCGTGGCCTTATGCCGAACGCAAAAACGGGGACTCTTGTTGCCCCAGAAGATCTTTTGACAACGCTAGAAACCAATGTTGCTGGGAGGGACGCTCCCTTCCGAACGGAAAAGGCCGGAATTGTCCATGTGCCTGTCGGAAAGggaagctttggattggagaaacttttggaaaatACTGGAGCGATCATGAAAGCAATTTACGAC GGAAAAGCCAAGGCACCTTCCAAAAACGCAAAATACCTATTGAGTGCATTCGTTTCTTCGACGCGCGGCCCTGGAATGAAATTAGATTTGCGAACGGTC